One window of the Diospyros lotus cultivar Yz01 chromosome 12, ASM1463336v1, whole genome shotgun sequence genome contains the following:
- the LOC127814085 gene encoding transcription factor MYC3-like encodes MDEYSSIISAASSSPSSSQLQSPATLQQRLQLIVQTQPHCWAYAIFWQSFNDDINGRLVLAWGDGHFHGTTKHTVLNTDRSKPIVGEATDAVEWFFLMSSTRSFFAGDGVPGKAFASGCLVWLKAAHQLQFYNCERARDAHAHGLLTLVCIPTCNGVIELGSTQIIQENWGLVQQAKSLFGSDLPIFPKQLMSPMQVLDHRNVSVADVGILMEHSKSECGLEPPPAEAVQQRQPKKRGRKPGQGREMPADHVEAERQRREKLNHRFYALRAVVPNVSRMDKASLLSDAVAYISELKGKVEDMKSQLHQRESSSKKVKKMESIDSSADNQSTTTTSVDQRTGPNSSSSSSSPRCTAAGLEVEVKIVGPNAVVRVQSENVDYPAARLMVALQELELPVHHASISTVNDLMLQDLVVGAAEGLSEDGFRTALLGKLNCSSTSNSLI; translated from the coding sequence ATGGACGAGTACTCATCAATCATCTCAGCTGCATCATCATCTCCGTCGTCTTCCCAGCTGCAAAGCCCGGCAACCCTTCAACAGAGACTTCAGCTCATCGTACAAACCCAGCCCCACTGCTGGGCCTATGCCATTTTCTGGCAATCTTTCAACGACGACATTAATGGCCGCCTCGTCTTGGCCTGGGGAGATGGCCATTTCCATGGGACCACCAAACACACAGTACTGAACACCGACCGGAGCAAGCCTATCGTCGGCGAAGCTACCGACGCCGTCGAATGGTTCTTCCTCATGTCCTCAACCAGATCCTTCTTCGCCGGAGATGGAGTTCCCGGGAAGGCCTTTGCTTCCGGGTGTCTGGTTTGGCTGAAAGCTGCCCATCAGCTTCAGTTCTACAACTGCGAAAGAGCTCGAGACGCTCACGCCCATGGCCTTCTCACTCTTGTCTGCATTCCGACCTGTAACGGGGTGATCGAGTTGGGTTCCACTCAAATAATCCAAGAAAACTGGGGTTTGGTGCAGCAAGCGAAATCACTTTTTGGATCAGATCTCCCAATATTCCCAAAGCAACTCATGAGTCCGATGCAGGTTCTCGATCATCGCAACGTTTCGGTCGCCGATGTGGGTATACTGATGGAGCATTCAAAGTCGGAGTGTGGTCTTGAACCGCCTCCGGCAGAGGCGGTGCAGCAGCGGCAACCGAAGAAGAGGGGAAGAAAGCCGGGGCAGGGCCGGGAGATGCCGGCGGACCACGTGGAGGCGGAGCGGCAGCGGCGGGAGAAGCTGAACCACCGCTTCTACGCCCTCCGGGCGGTGGTCCCCAACGTGTCGAGGATGGACAAGGCATCCTTGCTCTCCGACGCAGTGGCCTACATCTCCGAGCTCAAGGGCAAAGTTGAAGACATGAAATCGCAGCTCCACCAGAGAGAATCATCATCCAAGAAAGTGAAGAAGATGGAGTCCATAGACAGCAGTGCAGACAACCAAAGCACGACCACCACGAGCGTGGACCAGAGAACAGGTCCTAATTCGTCGTCCTCCTCGTCGTCGCCGCGTTGTACGGCGGCTGGGCTGGAGGTGGAAGTTAAGATTGTGGGTCCAAACGCTGTGGTGAGGGTGCAATCGGAGAACGTTGATTATCCGGCGGCGAGGCTGATGGTGGCGCTGCAGGAGCTGGAATTGCCGGTCCACCATGCCAGCATTTCGACCGTCAATGATCTGATGCTTCAAGATCTGGTGGTCGGTGCTGCTGAAGGGCTGAGTGAGGATGGATTCAGAACTGCTCTGCTTGGGAAACTTAATTGCAGCAGCACAAGCAATTCCCTTATCTAG